The following coding sequences lie in one Chelatococcus sp. YT9 genomic window:
- a CDS encoding oligopeptide/dipeptide ABC transporter ATP-binding protein, whose protein sequence is MTNAAGPLLSVRDLKVHFRVRDGRNGVVKAVDGISFDVPVGRTVALVGESGCGKSTTAYGIIGLEPVTSGSVIFDGREIAQLDRKARRALATDMQIVFQDPSAALNPKMTIGESIAEPLIVQGWRKRDWQKRVMELLDRVGLPAAYAERTPNALSGGQRQRVVIARALALSPKLLVLDEPVSALDVSIRSQILNLLMVLQKELGLAYLFISHDLSVVRHIADEVIVMYLGTVAERGETGILFDHPCHPYTEALISAIPLPDPRAQRARERIILKGDLPSPFNPPAGCPFVSRCPIRIEPCDTIRPTLQPVESGTEAACIVRAPAAAAGHATPPTRTKVLSA, encoded by the coding sequence ATGACGAACGCCGCAGGACCGCTTCTCAGCGTCCGCGATCTCAAGGTCCATTTTCGCGTTCGCGATGGCCGCAACGGCGTCGTGAAGGCAGTCGACGGCATCTCCTTCGACGTACCCGTCGGGCGCACCGTCGCCCTTGTCGGCGAGAGCGGTTGCGGGAAATCTACGACGGCCTACGGCATTATCGGGCTGGAACCGGTCACATCCGGCTCGGTCATCTTCGACGGGCGCGAGATCGCGCAGCTCGACAGGAAAGCGCGGCGTGCTCTCGCGACCGACATGCAGATTGTTTTTCAGGATCCGAGCGCGGCGCTCAATCCCAAAATGACGATCGGCGAGAGTATCGCTGAGCCGCTGATCGTGCAGGGATGGCGTAAGCGCGACTGGCAAAAACGGGTCATGGAACTGCTCGACAGGGTCGGCCTGCCAGCCGCTTATGCGGAGCGAACGCCGAATGCGCTGTCCGGCGGCCAGCGCCAGCGCGTGGTCATCGCCCGGGCGCTTGCCCTCTCACCGAAACTGCTGGTGCTCGATGAACCGGTCTCGGCGCTCGATGTGTCCATCCGTTCTCAGATCCTCAACCTGCTCATGGTCCTGCAGAAAGAGCTCGGCCTGGCCTATCTCTTCATATCCCATGACCTGTCGGTCGTTCGCCATATCGCGGACGAGGTTATCGTCATGTACCTCGGCACCGTCGCCGAGCGCGGCGAAACAGGTATCCTCTTCGATCATCCGTGCCATCCCTACACCGAAGCGTTGATCTCCGCGATCCCGTTGCCGGACCCACGGGCGCAACGTGCACGCGAGCGCATCATTCTCAAGGGCGACTTGCCGAGCCCCTTCAACCCGCCTGCGGGTTGCCCATTCGTCAGCCGCTGCCCCATCCGGATCGAGCCGTGCGACACGATCCGCCCCACGCTGCAACCCGTGGAGAGCGGCACGGAAGCCGCTTGCATCGTCAGGGCGCCCGCAGCAGCAGCCGGCCACGCTACCCCGCCCACCCGCACCAAGGTCCTCAGTGCATGA
- a CDS encoding RidA family protein, whose protein sequence is MIERKNPSNLAPPVGRYHHLTVIPAGSDILAIAGQVGLDEKGDLPGTVEEQLANAFANVTRILESEGLDHRSVFKINMWLTKPVARERYVEIWRAFHHDEPPASMFAYVAALISPEYLVEVEAWAARPAKATPPA, encoded by the coding sequence ATGATTGAACGCAAGAACCCGTCAAACCTCGCGCCGCCCGTCGGCCGCTACCATCATCTCACGGTCATCCCCGCCGGCAGCGATATTCTCGCGATCGCCGGTCAGGTCGGCCTCGATGAGAAGGGCGATCTCCCGGGCACGGTCGAGGAACAACTCGCCAACGCCTTCGCCAATGTCACACGGATTCTCGAGAGCGAAGGCCTCGATCATCGCTCTGTGTTCAAGATCAACATGTGGCTGACCAAGCCGGTGGCCCGCGAGCGCTATGTCGAGATCTGGCGGGCTTTCCATCACGACGAACCGCCCGCCAGCATGTTCGCCTATGTCGCGGCGCTGATCAGCCCGGAGTATCTCGTCGAAGTCGAGGCCTGGGCGGCCCGGCCCGCCAAGGCGACGCCCCCGGCCTGA
- a CDS encoding RidA family protein, whose amino-acid sequence MTPEDRLAALGITLPDAPKPVANYVPYRLIGDMLYLSGQGPRQPGGGYSVGRLGRDATVEQGYQDARASGLLLLAVAKDALGELSRVKAVVKLLGMVNAEPDFGDHPKVINGCSDLFVEVFGEAGRHARSAVGMGSLPNRMTVEVEAILQIEAPGS is encoded by the coding sequence ATGACACCGGAGGACAGACTGGCTGCCTTGGGGATCACACTGCCGGACGCGCCGAAGCCCGTCGCGAACTACGTGCCCTACCGCCTCATAGGGGACATGCTGTATCTCTCCGGCCAAGGGCCCCGTCAGCCCGGAGGCGGCTACAGCGTCGGCCGCCTCGGCAGGGATGCGACCGTAGAGCAGGGCTACCAGGATGCCCGCGCCTCTGGGCTGCTTCTGCTCGCGGTTGCCAAGGACGCGCTGGGGGAGCTTTCCCGAGTCAAAGCCGTCGTCAAATTGCTCGGCATGGTGAATGCCGAACCTGATTTCGGTGATCATCCCAAGGTCATCAACGGCTGTTCGGACCTGTTCGTCGAGGTGTTCGGCGAGGCGGGCCGCCACGCGCGCTCGGCTGTCGGTATGGGCTCCCTACCCAACCGGATGACGGTTGAAGTCGAAGCGATCCTGCAGATCGAGGCCCCGGGAAGCTGA
- the ilvA gene encoding threonine ammonia-lyase, biosynthetic, whose amino-acid sequence MLDYIKRILTASVYDVAVETPLDPMPRLSHRLGIKVLLKREDLQPVFSFKLRGAYNKIAQLSADERARGVVCASAGNHAQGVALSTARLGIRAVVVMPRTTPGIKVSAVRSHGAEVVLHGDTFDEARVHAEELVRRDGLVFVHPYDDPDVIAGQGTIGVEILHQCAGPLDAVFLPIGGGGLAAGVAAYVKFLRPEVKVIGVEPDDAACMAAAIEAGERVMLQHVGLFADGVAVRQAGAETFRLCRDLLDGVVRVTGDEICAAIKDIFDDTRAIAEPAGAVALAGLKRYCEDNAAFDQVMIAINSGANLNFDRLRHVAERAEVGERSEALLAVTIPERPGSYRAFIRMLGDRSITEFNYRYAPGADARIFVGVKLAEGDREKQHIIEHLTGKGFPVVDMTDNELAKLHVRHMVGGRVAQLDDEQLYRFQFPERPGSLLAFLEGLRPDWNISLFHYRNHGADYGRVLAGVQVRNGAQAAFERYLDTLDCPYWNETDNPAYRLFLDGHPAK is encoded by the coding sequence ATGCTGGATTACATCAAGCGCATTCTGACCGCATCCGTCTATGACGTTGCGGTGGAGACCCCGCTCGACCCGATGCCCCGCCTGTCCCACCGGCTTGGTATCAAGGTGCTGCTGAAGCGCGAAGATCTCCAGCCGGTGTTCTCGTTCAAGCTGCGTGGCGCCTACAACAAGATCGCCCAGCTTTCGGCTGACGAACGCGCCCGCGGGGTCGTGTGCGCGTCGGCGGGCAACCATGCGCAGGGCGTCGCCCTGTCAACGGCGCGGCTCGGCATTCGCGCCGTCGTGGTCATGCCGCGCACCACGCCGGGCATCAAGGTCAGCGCCGTGCGCAGCCATGGCGCCGAGGTGGTTCTGCACGGCGACACCTTTGATGAGGCGCGCGTCCATGCCGAAGAACTCGTGCGGCGCGATGGCCTCGTTTTCGTGCACCCGTATGACGATCCGGATGTCATTGCCGGCCAGGGCACGATCGGTGTCGAGATCCTGCACCAATGCGCCGGTCCTCTCGACGCCGTTTTCCTACCGATCGGCGGCGGCGGATTGGCAGCTGGCGTCGCGGCATATGTGAAATTCCTGCGGCCTGAGGTGAAGGTGATCGGCGTCGAGCCCGATGACGCCGCCTGCATGGCTGCAGCCATTGAGGCGGGCGAACGCGTCATGCTGCAGCATGTCGGCCTGTTCGCCGACGGTGTCGCAGTTCGCCAGGCGGGCGCCGAGACGTTCCGGCTCTGCCGCGACCTGCTGGACGGGGTTGTGCGCGTAACCGGTGATGAAATCTGCGCCGCGATCAAAGATATCTTCGACGACACACGCGCCATCGCAGAGCCGGCCGGCGCAGTGGCCCTGGCCGGGTTGAAGCGCTATTGCGAGGACAATGCGGCCTTCGACCAGGTGATGATCGCCATCAACTCGGGCGCCAACCTCAATTTCGACCGTCTGCGCCATGTGGCGGAGCGCGCGGAGGTGGGCGAGCGCAGCGAAGCACTCCTCGCGGTCACGATCCCGGAACGGCCAGGAAGCTACCGCGCCTTCATCCGCATGCTGGGCGACCGATCCATCACGGAATTCAACTATCGCTATGCGCCCGGCGCTGACGCCCGGATCTTCGTCGGCGTGAAACTCGCAGAAGGAGATCGGGAGAAGCAGCACATCATCGAGCATCTCACCGGCAAGGGCTTCCCGGTGGTCGATATGACCGACAACGAACTCGCCAAGCTGCATGTCCGTCACATGGTCGGCGGCCGCGTCGCACAGTTGGACGACGAGCAGCTCTATCGCTTCCAGTTCCCAGAGCGGCCCGGTTCCCTTCTCGCCTTCCTCGAGGGCCTCAGGCCGGACTGGAACATCTCCCTGTTCCACTATCGCAATCACGGTGCGGACTATGGGCGGGTTCTGGCCGGAGTACAGGTCCGCAATGGAGCCCAAGCGGCCTTCGAGCGCTACCTCGACACGCTCGACTGCCCCTATTGGAACGAGACGGATAATCCGGCTTACCGCCTCTTCCTTGACGGACACCCCGCCAAGTGA
- a CDS encoding YdcH family protein, which translates to MSNTPHTLGEEFPDQVDAIHALKVKDAAFAKILEEYDEVNDQVHRAETNIEPVSQEVETTLRKRRLALKDAIASALADAR; encoded by the coding sequence ATGTCGAATACGCCCCATACGCTTGGCGAGGAATTCCCCGATCAGGTCGATGCCATCCATGCGCTTAAGGTGAAGGATGCCGCCTTTGCGAAAATCCTGGAGGAATATGACGAAGTGAATGATCAGGTTCATCGGGCGGAGACGAATATCGAGCCCGTCAGCCAAGAGGTCGAGACAACCTTGCGCAAGCGGCGTCTTGCGTTGAAGGACGCCATCGCGAGCGCCTTGGCCGACGCGCGGTAG
- a CDS encoding helix-turn-helix transcriptional regulator has product MAKENPQIGARIQRLRRQARTSQAELAAILGISASYLNLIEHNRRRITVPLLMKIAGHFRVEPGELVENDETRLTGDLMEIFGDDLFAESALTNQDIRDFAFSNPSVGRAVVRLFDQYRQLKTNSRLGTGAPAETGHHVATDAVSDFIQLNANHFPTLEAAAERVRADIDQMSENLEHGLRSYLFNVFGLNWRLAALPTGIMQRVDTAGREILTAEALPAETSLFAVAHHLGLLAATLDIERLIDESELPADAPVLARNALASYFAAALIMPYEPFLKACRETRYDIERIGRRFRVSFEQVCHRMTTLQRPGQAGIPLHLVRTDIAGNISKRFSLSGIHIPRHSGACPRWNVYGAFLQQGQINVQISQMPEGQRYFCIARTQTKSGPQYNAPRRHFSIGLGCHISQATQMIYSDGIDLNNPALAVPIGVGCRICPRLDCEQRAHPPADHRFTSDGREGERGESIYVRPNAQWGR; this is encoded by the coding sequence ATGGCCAAAGAGAACCCGCAGATCGGCGCTCGTATCCAGCGGTTGCGCCGGCAGGCGAGGACGTCGCAGGCGGAGCTTGCTGCTATCCTCGGCATCTCGGCGAGCTATCTCAATCTGATCGAGCACAACCGGCGTCGTATCACTGTGCCGCTCCTGATGAAGATCGCCGGTCACTTCCGGGTAGAGCCAGGGGAACTCGTCGAGAATGACGAGACGCGACTCACCGGTGATCTCATGGAGATCTTCGGCGATGACCTCTTCGCGGAAAGCGCATTGACCAACCAGGACATCCGCGATTTCGCTTTCTCTAATCCGTCCGTCGGACGGGCCGTCGTGCGTCTCTTCGACCAGTATCGCCAGCTCAAGACGAACAGCAGGCTTGGCACGGGAGCGCCCGCCGAAACGGGACACCATGTAGCGACCGATGCCGTCTCCGACTTCATCCAGCTCAACGCCAATCATTTTCCGACGCTCGAGGCAGCGGCGGAGCGCGTCCGCGCCGACATCGACCAGATGTCGGAGAACCTGGAGCACGGCCTGCGCTCCTATCTGTTCAATGTCTTCGGGCTCAATTGGCGTCTGGCCGCCTTGCCGACCGGCATCATGCAGCGGGTCGACACGGCCGGGCGCGAAATCCTGACGGCCGAGGCTCTGCCTGCGGAGACAAGCCTGTTCGCCGTTGCCCATCATCTGGGTCTGCTGGCGGCCACCCTCGATATCGAGAGACTGATCGACGAAAGCGAGCTGCCCGCCGACGCGCCCGTGCTGGCGCGCAATGCGCTCGCCAGCTATTTCGCCGCCGCCCTGATCATGCCCTATGAGCCGTTTCTGAAGGCCTGCCGGGAAACGCGCTACGATATCGAGCGGATCGGACGACGGTTCCGGGTCAGCTTCGAGCAGGTCTGCCACCGCATGACGACCCTCCAGCGCCCGGGCCAGGCCGGCATTCCGCTGCATCTCGTGCGCACTGATATCGCCGGCAATATCTCCAAGCGCTTCTCGCTGTCGGGAATCCATATTCCCCGCCATTCCGGAGCCTGTCCGCGCTGGAACGTCTACGGCGCCTTCCTGCAGCAAGGACAGATCAACGTGCAGATCAGCCAGATGCCGGAGGGTCAGCGCTACTTCTGCATAGCGCGGACCCAGACGAAAAGCGGGCCGCAATACAACGCGCCCCGGCGACATTTCTCCATTGGCCTAGGCTGTCACATCAGCCAGGCCACGCAGATGATCTATTCAGATGGTATCGACCTCAACAATCCGGCACTCGCCGTGCCGATCGGCGTCGGCTGCCGCATCTGCCCGCGCCTCGATTGCGAACAGCGCGCTCACCCGCCCGCCGACCATCGCTTCACCTCCGATGGTCGCGAGGGCGAGCGCGGCGAAAGCATCTATGTGCGCCCGAATGCACAATGGGGAAGGTAG
- a CDS encoding type II toxin-antitoxin system prevent-host-death family antitoxin, with amino-acid sequence MEELVSAADANRKFSLILRNVREGRSYVVTSHGRPVARIVPADKHGSLVSGARAALLSRLERQPAVSAGRWTRDELYEDER; translated from the coding sequence ATGGAAGAACTCGTTTCGGCAGCGGATGCCAACCGCAAATTCTCTCTCATCCTGCGCAACGTGCGCGAGGGGCGCAGCTATGTCGTGACGAGCCACGGACGCCCTGTCGCTCGCATCGTTCCCGCCGACAAACACGGAAGCCTTGTGTCCGGCGCACGGGCGGCGCTGCTGTCGCGCCTTGAGCGCCAGCCCGCCGTCAGCGCCGGGCGCTGGACACGCGACGAGCTTTACGAAGACGAGCGTTGA
- a CDS encoding PIN domain-containing protein, protein MKLALDTNVLAYAEGVNDAAKRDIALELVRNLPQEATLIPVQVLGELFNVLTRKAGRSRAEAREALLGWRDTFPIVETGSEAMLAAADLAIDHQFSIWDAVILAVASQHGCRLLLSEDLQDGFTWGGVTVANPFASPRHALLEALLGGEAE, encoded by the coding sequence TTGAAACTCGCGCTCGACACCAATGTCCTCGCCTACGCGGAGGGCGTCAACGATGCCGCAAAGCGCGACATTGCCCTCGAGCTGGTGCGCAATCTGCCGCAAGAGGCAACTCTCATTCCGGTTCAGGTGCTTGGCGAACTGTTCAACGTCCTCACGCGCAAGGCCGGAAGGTCGCGGGCCGAAGCCCGCGAGGCCCTTCTGGGCTGGCGGGATACCTTTCCGATCGTCGAGACCGGGTCCGAGGCGATGCTGGCGGCAGCCGACCTTGCGATCGATCACCAGTTCAGCATCTGGGATGCGGTCATTCTTGCCGTTGCCTCGCAACACGGTTGCCGCTTGCTGCTCTCTGAAGACCTTCAAGACGGCTTCACATGGGGCGGGGTGACGGTCGCGAACCCGTTTGCCTCTCCGCGCCATGCTTTGCTGGAAGCACTGTTGGGAGGAGAAGCCGAATAA
- a CDS encoding ABC transporter ATP-binding protein has translation MSGTVEIVGVTKRFGSHLAVDDISFGIGSGEFFSLLGPSGCGKSTTLRMLSGFEAPDEGAIRIAGQDMTDVPPYRRPTNIVFQRWALFPHMSVEANVAFGLEAEGRPRAEIRSRVGDALALVGLSGFAGRKPGQLSGGQMQRVALARALVKRPKVLLLDEPLSALDLKLRHQMQIELKRIQQEIGTTFIFVTHDQGEALAMSDKVAVMNAGRVEQIASPQELYDAPATRFVAGFIGHANLLPVTVEGPAGEGLARVRLGDLGFVAVAREALAGEATLALRFERVRIGAAQTGVGASGLDNPGLDHPGLDHLGSARATGVVRQMIFGGSTVQYVVGLDAAPVEITAEQPHGAGAAVFTQGTPVTLTWEPADGRLFRS, from the coding sequence GTGTCAGGAACGGTAGAGATCGTTGGCGTGACGAAGCGCTTCGGGTCGCATCTTGCGGTCGACGACATTTCCTTCGGGATCGGCAGCGGGGAGTTTTTCTCGCTGCTGGGGCCATCGGGCTGCGGCAAGTCGACGACGTTGCGGATGCTGTCGGGTTTCGAGGCGCCCGATGAAGGCGCGATCCGCATCGCCGGTCAGGACATGACCGACGTGCCGCCCTACCGGCGGCCGACCAACATCGTGTTCCAGCGCTGGGCGCTGTTTCCGCATATGAGCGTGGAAGCCAATGTCGCCTTCGGGCTGGAGGCGGAGGGAAGGCCGCGCGCCGAGATCCGCAGCCGGGTGGGTGACGCGCTGGCGCTCGTCGGGCTTTCGGGCTTTGCCGGCCGCAAGCCGGGCCAGCTCTCCGGCGGGCAGATGCAGCGCGTGGCGCTGGCGCGGGCCCTGGTGAAGCGGCCGAAGGTGCTCTTGCTCGACGAGCCCCTGAGCGCGCTCGACCTCAAGCTGCGCCACCAGATGCAGATCGAGTTGAAGCGTATCCAGCAGGAGATCGGAACGACCTTCATCTTCGTCACCCATGACCAGGGCGAGGCGCTCGCCATGTCGGACAAGGTGGCGGTGATGAATGCCGGGCGGGTGGAGCAGATCGCCTCGCCGCAGGAGCTCTATGACGCGCCGGCGACGCGCTTCGTGGCGGGTTTCATCGGCCATGCCAATCTGCTGCCGGTGACGGTGGAGGGGCCGGCGGGCGAGGGGCTTGCGCGGGTGCGGCTGGGCGATCTCGGCTTCGTGGCGGTGGCGCGCGAGGCGCTGGCCGGAGAGGCGACCCTGGCGCTGCGCTTCGAGCGGGTGCGCATCGGCGCGGCGCAGACCGGCGTTGGTGCATCCGGCCTGGATAATCCCGGCTTGGATCATCCCGGCTTGGATCATCTGGGATCAGCGCGGGCCACCGGCGTGGTGCGGCAGATGATCTTCGGCGGTTCGACCGTGCAATATGTGGTGGGGCTCGACGCCGCGCCGGTGGAGATCACTGCCGAGCAGCCCCACGGCGCCGGCGCTGCCGTCTTCACCCAAGGCACCCCCGTCACCCTTACCTGGGAGCCCGCCGATGGCCGCCTCTTCAGGTCGTGA
- a CDS encoding DMT family transporter gives MARFGVFSLSLLWIPATLIAALTQTARNAMQRGLTGALGTVGATQVRFLYGLPFSLFFLGLVLVVGGESLPQVGLQALLFTAMGAISQILATALMLVTMKERSFSVTIALLKTEPILVALAGMVILGDIPTTWAAAGIVIATAGVVLLSVKPGSAASWLSGRSVAMGVIAGGLFALSAIGFRGAIIDLPSGSFVVRATTILALSLFLQSAILVVWMLAFNRPQLLATLRAWRVSILAGLTGAFASQFWFIGFSLTSAANVRTLALVEVLFAQAVSHRLMAQSTSRRDIAGMVLIVVGVGLLLLNTH, from the coding sequence ATGGCGAGGTTCGGCGTGTTCAGTTTGTCGCTCTTGTGGATTCCCGCAACGTTGATTGCGGCTTTGACCCAAACCGCCCGTAATGCCATGCAGCGCGGCCTCACGGGCGCACTCGGCACAGTGGGCGCGACACAGGTCCGCTTCCTCTATGGGCTCCCTTTCTCGCTCTTCTTCCTCGGCCTCGTTCTTGTCGTCGGCGGTGAAAGCCTGCCCCAGGTTGGTCTGCAAGCCCTGCTGTTCACGGCTATGGGGGCAATTTCACAGATCCTCGCCACGGCTTTGATGCTGGTGACGATGAAGGAACGCTCCTTTTCTGTCACCATCGCGCTGCTCAAGACCGAGCCTATCCTTGTGGCGCTTGCCGGCATGGTCATCCTGGGGGATATCCCGACAACATGGGCCGCAGCGGGCATTGTCATCGCGACGGCGGGGGTCGTCCTGCTGTCTGTGAAGCCGGGATCGGCGGCGAGCTGGCTCAGCGGCCGCTCGGTGGCCATGGGCGTCATTGCCGGCGGGCTCTTCGCCCTTTCTGCCATCGGCTTTCGTGGGGCGATCATCGATTTGCCGTCGGGCTCCTTCGTGGTCCGCGCGACGACGATCCTTGCGCTCAGCCTGTTCCTGCAATCGGCGATCCTTGTTGTCTGGATGCTGGCCTTCAATCGGCCCCAGCTTCTGGCGACGCTGCGGGCTTGGCGCGTTTCGATCCTCGCCGGCCTGACGGGGGCGTTCGCTTCACAGTTCTGGTTCATCGGCTTTTCGCTGACGAGTGCCGCGAATGTTCGCACGCTGGCGCTCGTCGAGGTGCTGTTCGCCCAGGCTGTGTCCCATCGTCTTATGGCCCAGAGCACCAGCCGGCGGGACATCGCCGGCATGGTTCTGATCGTGGTGGGCGTCGGCCTATTACTCCTCAATACCCATTAG